In Fusarium oxysporum f. sp. lycopersici 4287 chromosome 2, whole genome shotgun sequence, a genomic segment contains:
- a CDS encoding tubulin beta chain — protein MREIVHLQTGQCGNQIGAAFWQTISGEHGLDSNGVYNGTSELQLERMSVYFNEASGNKYVPRAVLVDLEPGTMDAVRAGPFGQLFRPDNFVFGQSGAGNNWAKGHYTEGAELVDQVLDVVRREAEGCDCLQGFQITHSLGGGTGAGMGTLLISKIREKFPDRMMATFSVVPSPKVSDTVVEPYNATLSVHQLVENSDETFCIDNEALYDICMRTLKLSNPSYGDLNYLVSAVMSGVTTCLRFPGQLNSDLRKLAVNMVPFPRLHFFMVGFAPLTSRGAHSFRAVSVPELTQQMFDPKNMMAASDFRNGRYLTCSAIFRGRVAMKEVEDQMRNVQNKNSSYFVEWIPNNIQTALCAIPPRGLTMSSTFIGNSTSIQELFKRVGEQFTAMFRRKAFLHWYTGEGMDEMEFTEAESNMNDLVSEYQQYQDAGIDEEEEEYEEELPEGEE, from the exons ATGCGTGAGATT GTTCACCTCCAGACCGGTCAGTGC GGTAACCAAATCGGTGCTGCTTTCTGGCAAACCATCTCTGGCGAGCACGGCCTCGACAGCAATGGTGTCTACAACGGTACCTCCGAGCTCCAGCTCGAGCGCATGAGTGTCTACTTCAACGAG GCCTCTGGCAACAAGTATGTTCCCCGAGCCGTCCTCGTCGATCTTGAGCCTGGTACCATGGACGCCGTCCGTGCTGGTCCCTTCGGTCAGCTCTTCCGTCCCGACAACTTCGTTTTCGGTCAGTCCGGTGCTGGAAACAACTGGGCCAAGGGCCACTACACTGAGGGTGCCGAACTTGTCGACCAGGTCCTCGACGTCGTCCGCCGTGAGGCCGAGGGCTGCGATTGCCTCCAGGGTTTCCAGATCACCCACTCTCTCGGTGGTGGTACCGGTGCCGGTATGGGTACTCTGCTCATTTCAAAGATCCGCGAGAAATTTCCCGACCGAATGATGGCCACCTTCTCCGTCGTTCCCTCCCCCAAGGTCTCTGACACCGTCGTTGAGCCCTACAATGCTACCCTCTCCGTCCACCAGCTGGTCGAGAACTCCGATGAGACCTTCTGTATCGATAACGAGGCCCTCTACGATATCTGCATGCGCACCCTGAAGCTGTCCAACCCCTCCTACGGTGACCTCAACTACCTCGTTTCTGCTGTCATGTCCGGTGTCACCACCTGTCTCCGTTTCCCCGGTCAGCTGAACTCCGACCTCCGAAAGCTCGCCGTCAACATGGTGCCTTTCCCTCGCCTACACTTCTTCATGGTTGGCTTTGCTCCTCTGACCAGCCGTGGTGCTCACTCTTTCCGCGCAGTCAGCGTTCCTGAGTTGACCCAACAGATGTTCGACCCCAAGAACATGATGGCCGCTTCGGACTTCCGCAACGGTCGCTACCTGACCTGCTCGGCCATTTT CCGTGGCCGTGTCGCTATGAAGGAGGTCGAGGACCAGATGCGCAACGTCCAGAACAAGAACTCTTCTTACTTCGTTGAATGGATTCCCAACAACATCCAAACAGCCCTTTGTGCCATCCCTCCCCGAGGACTTACGATGTCCTCGACCTTCATCGGAAACTCCACCTCTATCCAGGAGCTCTTCAAGCGTGTTGGTGAGCAGTTCACTGCCATGTTCCGACGCAAGGCTTTCTTGCATTGGTATACTGGTGAGGGTATGGACGAGATGGAGTTCACTGAGGCCGAGTCTAACATGAATGATCTTGTCTCCGAATACCAGCAGTACCAGGATGCTGGtattgatgaggaggaagaggagtaCGAGGAGGAGCTCCCTGAGGGCGAGGAGTAA
- a CDS encoding 3'(2'),5'-bisphosphate nucleotidase, translating into MPTATPKFFFSRFFILFLLTLILAILISPAFIPRLRQLSSHLILLQRPLTTMASPSYASELQIAQLAVQRATILTKRVFHEKAKGTVDKNDKSPVTIGDFGAQALIIAALRHNFPDDAIVAEEEAAQLRDDANLKQTIWELVSSTKLDNEDAEKQLGGPIKDVDDMLELIDRGGSQGGSSGRIWAIDPIDGTKGFLRGGQYAVCLGLMVDGDVKVGVLGCPNLPVDDSARLTSDIGSNATDEGRGVVFSAVQGRGANSRPLTSGALAAEKPISMRSIDDLSKATFCESVEAGHSAHDDQALISKKLGITQESVRMDSQAKYGSIARGAGDIYLRLPVKATYQEKIWDHAAGDLIVREAGGQVTDIHGKRLDFSVGRTLANNKGVIAAPAAVHGKVLEAVQEVLSAKQS; encoded by the coding sequence ATGCCCACTGCTACGCcaaagttcttcttctctagattctttattcttttcttattGACCCTCATCCTGGCTATCCTTATTTCGCCAGCCTTCATCCCCCGTCTCCGCCAACTCTCTTCCCATCTTATCCTTCTCCAACGACCGCTCACAACCATGGCTTCTCCATCCTACGCCTCAGAGCTTCAGATCGCCCAATTGGCCGTTCAGCGTGCTACGATCCTTACCAAGCGCGTCTTCCACGAAAAGGCAAAGGGAACCGTTGACAAAAATGACAAGAGCCCTGTCACCATTGGCGACTTTGGCGCCCAGgccctcatcatcgccgctCTCCGCCACAACTTCCCCGACGACGCTATCGTcgccgaggaggaggctgcGCAGCTCCGTGACGATGCGAACCTGAAGCAGACTATCTGGGAGCTCGTCAGCTCTACAAAGCTCGacaatgaagatgctgagAAGCAACTCGGTGGTCCTATTAAGGATGTCGACGATATGTTGGAATTGATCGACAGAGGTGGCAGCCAGGGTGGTTCCAGCGGTCGTATCTGGGCAATTGATCCCATTGACGGAACAAAGGGCTTCCTCCGTGGTGGACAATACGCTGTCTGCCTTGGTCTCATGGTCGATGGCGACGTCAAGGTCGGTGTCCTTGGCTGCCCTAACCTTCCAGTTGACGATTCAGCCCGTCTGACCTCCGACATTGGCTCTAATGCCACCGATGAGGGTCGTGGTGTTGTTTTCTCTGCTGTGCAGGGCCGTGGCGCGAACAGCCGGCCTCTTACTTCTGGCgctcttgctgctgagaagccTATCTCCATGCGAAGCATTGATGACCTCTCCAAGGCTACCTTCTGCGAGAGCGTTGAGGCAGGCCACTCAGCGCATGATGACCAAGCTCTTATCTCGAAGAAGCTTGGTATCACCCAGGAAAGTGTCCGCATGGACAGCCAGGCTAAGTATGGCTCTATTGCCCGCGGTGCTGGCGACATCTACCTCCGTCTGCCTGTCAAGGCCACATATCAGGAGAAGATCTGGGATCACGCTGCCGGTGATCTCATTGTTCGTGAGGCTGGTGGCCAAGTGACTGACATTCACGGAAAGCGTCTCGACTTCAGCGTAGGACGCACTCTGGCCAACAACAAGGGCGTCATTGCTGCTCCTGCTGCTGTTCACGGCAAGGTTCTCGAAGCTGTTCAAGAGGTTCTGAGCGCCAAGCAGTCGTAA